In the Sarcophilus harrisii chromosome 1, mSarHar1.11, whole genome shotgun sequence genome, one interval contains:
- the LOC100930845 gene encoding olfactory receptor 1361-like, with the protein MEGGNQSGISEFILLGLSDQPEQQRLLLFLFLLMYLITGLGNLLIMMAISCDPHLHTPMYFFLSNLSLVDIGFISTTIPKMLNNHISKNRTIPYAGCLTQVFFFIWFGGIDSVLLAAMAYDLYVAICAPLHYSTIMTPRVCAFLVLMSWLWAYTNSLTHTVLLTRLSFCDHSKIPHFFCDLGSLLKLACSDTFINDLMFFTGGAITTILPFIGILISYGHIFMAVLRISSVSGKQRVFSTCGSHLTVVCLFYETIIGVYFSPTSTHTAQQDTAATVMYTVVTPMLNPFIYSLRNKDMKGALKMLITRKPGFTL; encoded by the coding sequence ATGGAAGGTGGAAATCAGTCTGGAATTTCAGAGTTTATACTTCTGGGACTTTCAGACCAGCCAGAGCAACAGAGACTCCTGTTGTTCCTGTTCCTCCTTATGTATCTGATCACAGGACTGGGCAACCTGCTCATCATGATGGCTATTAGCTGTGACCCCCATCTCCACACCCCCATGTACTTCTTTCTCAGTAACTTGTCCCTGGTTGACATAGGCTTCATCTCCACTACCATTCCCAAGATGCTGAATAATCACATATCCAAAAACAGAACAATCCCTTATGCTGGGTGCTTAACACAAGTATTCTTCTTCATTTGGTTTGGGGGAATTGACAGTGTCCTCCTTGCTGCCATGGCTTATGACCTCTATGTGGCTATTTGTGCTCCTCTACACTACAGCACAATCATGACTCCAAGGGTTTGTGCCTTTTTAGTACTAATGTCTTGGTTGTGGGCCTATACTAATTCCCTGACACATACTGTCTTGTTGACTCGACTCTCCTTCTGTGACCATAGTAAAATCCCTCATTTCTTCTGTGACCTCGGTTCCCTGCTGAAGTTGGCCTGCTCAGACACTTTCATCAATGACTTGATGTTCTTCACAGGAGGAGCAATAACAACAATTTTACCCTTCATTGGAATTCTCATCTCTTATGGTCACATTTTCATGGCTGTACTGAGAATCTCTTCTGTAAGTGGGAAGCAGAGAGTTTTCTCCACCTGTGGATCCCACCTCACTGTGGTCTGTCTCTTCTATGAGACAATCATTGGGGTATACTTCAGTCCCACATCCACCCACACAGCCCAACAAGATACAGCAGCCACTGTGATGTACACAGTAGTCACCCCCATGCTGAATCCTTTCATCTATAGCCTAAGGAACAAGGATATGAAAGGAGCTTTGAAGATGCTTATTACTAGAAAACCAGGATTCACTCTATGA
- the LOC100930582 gene encoding olfactory receptor 1361-like has translation MPKEGNQTSISEFILMGLSNKPEQERLLFFLFLIMYLVTMLWNLLIILAIRTDSHLHTPMYFFLSNLSLVDICFTSSTVPKMLVNYISGNNSISYIACLTQMFFFIWFGGMDSVILASMAYDRYVAICAPLHYTMIMTQKVCASLVAVCWCWACIDALIHTVSLTRLSFCGHNEISHFFCDLITITRLACSDTSFNDLMVYTVGGLTTVMPFIGILISYTRIFIAVLKIPSTHGKKKAFNTCGSHLAAVCLFYGTIIEIYFNPTSTHTAQKDTASTVMYTVVTPMLNPFIYSVRNNDMKRALRMLFTRKPDLSL, from the coding sequence ATGCCgaaagaaggaaatcaaacaaGCATCTCTGAGTTCATCCTCATGGGCCTTTCAAACAAGCCTGAACAGGAGAGACTTCTATTTTTCCTATTCCTGATTATGTACCTAGTCACCATGCTGTGGAACCTGCTGATCATTCTGGCCATTAGAACTGACTCTCACCTTCACACCCCCATGTACTTCTTCCTCAGCAATTTGTCCCTCGTCGACATTTGCTTCACATCCAGCACTGTCCCCAAGATGTTGGTTAACTATATATCTGGAAATAACTCAATTTCTTATATTGCATGTCTGACACAAATGTTCTTTTTCATCTGGTTTGGAGGAATGGATAGTGTCATCCTTGCTTCCATGGCCTATGACCGCTATGTGGCCATCTGTGCCCCATTACACTATACCATGATCATGACCCAAAAAGTCTGTGCCTCTCTAGTAGCAGTGTGCTGGTGTTGGGCCTGTATTGATGCCCTGATTCACACAGTCTCCCTGACCCGACTTTCATTCTGCGGCCACAATGaaatctctcatttcttctgtGATCTCATTACAATCACAAGGTTGGCCTGCTCAGATACTTCGTTCAATGACTTGATGGTCTACACAGTAGGAGGACTGACAACTGTCATGCCCTTTATTGGCATCCTCATCTCCTACACTCGTATTTTCATTGCAGTCTTGAAGATTCCCTCCACTCATGGGAAAAAGAAAGCTTTCAACACTTGTGGCTCCCATCTAGCTGCGGTCTGTCTCTTCTATGGAACAATCATTGAAATTTACTTCAACCCCACATCCACCCATACTGCCCAAAAGGACACAGCATCAACTGTCATGTACACTGTAGTCACCCCCATGCTGAACCCTTTCATCTACAGTGTAAGGAACAATGATATGAAAAGAGCCCTGAGGATGCTTTTTACTAGAAAACCAGATCTCTCCCTATGA